From Pseudomonas alcaligenes, a single genomic window includes:
- a CDS encoding ABC transporter ATP-binding protein has translation MNDSELVIRARGLSKRFGDLTAVDHLDLSVPRAEVFGFLGPNGCGKSTTIRMLCGLLQPSAGEVEVLGCQIPRDAEELKRRIGYMTQKFSLYEDLSVQENLEFLAAVQGISRRETRQRIEELLERYWLGDRRRQMAGTLSGGQKQRLALAGAVLHKPDLLLLDEPTSAVDPQSRREFWDSLFELADAGTTLLVSTHYMDEAERCTRLGILDAGRLVADGTPRELMDALPGHPLLLHCAQPRQAQLALHGHPEVLAMAQIGASLRVLGSRAESRAIIEALLHQRGIAVELEETPANLEDVFVSVTRQPLQATP, from the coding sequence ATGAATGACAGCGAACTGGTCATCCGCGCCCGCGGCCTGAGCAAACGCTTCGGCGACCTGACTGCGGTCGACCACCTCGACCTCAGCGTGCCGCGCGCCGAGGTGTTCGGCTTCCTCGGCCCCAACGGCTGCGGCAAGTCCACCACCATCCGCATGCTCTGCGGCCTGCTGCAGCCCAGCGCCGGCGAGGTCGAGGTGCTCGGCTGCCAGATCCCGCGCGATGCCGAGGAGCTCAAGCGGCGCATCGGCTACATGACCCAGAAGTTCTCCCTCTACGAAGACCTCAGCGTGCAGGAGAACCTCGAATTCCTCGCCGCCGTGCAGGGCATCAGCCGCCGCGAAACCCGCCAGCGCATCGAGGAACTGCTGGAGCGCTACTGGCTCGGCGACCGCCGCCGGCAGATGGCCGGCACCTTGAGCGGCGGACAGAAGCAACGCCTGGCTCTGGCCGGCGCGGTGCTGCACAAGCCCGACCTGCTGTTGCTCGACGAGCCGACCAGCGCGGTCGACCCACAGTCGCGCCGCGAGTTCTGGGATTCGCTGTTCGAGCTGGCCGATGCCGGCACCACCCTGCTGGTGTCCACCCACTACATGGACGAGGCCGAGCGCTGCACGCGCCTGGGCATCCTCGACGCCGGCCGCCTGGTGGCCGACGGCACCCCGCGCGAACTGATGGACGCCCTGCCCGGCCACCCGCTGCTGCTGCACTGCGCCCAGCCGCGCCAGGCCCAGCTGGCCTTGCACGGCCACCCCGAAGTGCTGGCCATGGCGCAGATCGGCGCCAGCCTGCGGGTGCTCGGCAGCCGCGCCGAATCACGCGCCATCATCGAGGCCCTGTTGCACCAGCGCGGTATCGCCGTCGAGCTGGAAGAGACGCCGGCCAACCTGGAAGACGTGTTCGTCAGCGTCACCCGCCAGCCCCTGCAGGCCACCCCATGA
- a CDS encoding ABC transporter permease: MNLRRLLAIVIKELRQLRRDKLTFVMIAGVPLLQLVLFGYAINTDIRGMDAAVLDQANTANSREAIAEIASSQVLDLRYHLDTPQEVERLLREGKISAALVVPSDYEARLQRHDRTPLQLVVDGSDQSVQASARQLAAYPLPGWQNEQGVEVVNFYNPERLAPLNTVPGLIGVIVTMTMVLFTAVALVREREHGNLEMLIATPVSPWELTIGKVLPFVGIGLVQVTVILVVGYWLFGVPVRGSLLELYGASLLFILASLALGVFISTLTATQFQAMQIAFFTFLPQILLSGFMFPFAGMPKVAQWFAELMPLTHYLRLARGIMLREAGLLDLWQEMLVLLVFAIVLLALAVTRVSKRLD; encoded by the coding sequence ATGAATTTGCGCCGCCTGCTCGCCATCGTGATCAAGGAACTGCGCCAGCTGCGCCGCGACAAGCTGACCTTCGTCATGATCGCCGGCGTGCCGCTGCTACAACTGGTGCTGTTCGGCTACGCCATCAACACCGATATCCGCGGCATGGACGCGGCCGTGCTGGATCAGGCCAACACCGCCAACTCGCGCGAGGCGATCGCCGAGATCGCCTCCAGCCAGGTGCTCGACCTGCGCTACCACCTCGACACCCCGCAGGAGGTCGAACGCCTGCTGCGCGAAGGCAAGATCAGCGCTGCCCTGGTGGTGCCGAGCGATTACGAGGCACGCCTGCAGCGCCATGACCGCACGCCGCTGCAGCTGGTGGTGGACGGCTCCGACCAGAGCGTGCAGGCCTCGGCGCGCCAACTGGCCGCCTACCCGCTGCCCGGCTGGCAGAATGAACAGGGCGTGGAAGTGGTCAACTTCTACAACCCGGAACGCCTGGCACCGCTGAACACGGTACCCGGGCTGATCGGGGTGATAGTGACCATGACCATGGTGCTGTTCACCGCAGTGGCCCTGGTGCGCGAGCGCGAGCACGGCAACCTGGAGATGCTGATCGCCACGCCGGTATCGCCCTGGGAGCTGACCATCGGCAAGGTGCTGCCCTTCGTCGGCATCGGCCTGGTGCAGGTGACGGTGATCCTGGTGGTCGGCTACTGGCTGTTCGGCGTGCCGGTACGCGGCTCGCTGCTGGAGCTGTACGGCGCCTCGCTGCTGTTCATCCTCGCCAGCCTGGCGCTGGGGGTGTTCATCTCGACCCTCACCGCCACCCAGTTCCAGGCCATGCAGATCGCCTTCTTCACCTTTCTGCCGCAGATCCTGCTGTCGGGCTTCATGTTCCCCTTCGCCGGTATGCCCAAGGTGGCGCAGTGGTTCGCCGAGCTGATGCCGCTCACCCACTACCTGCGCCTGGCGCGCGGCATCATGCTGCGTGAGGCGGGGTTGCTCGACTTGTGGCAGGAGATGCTGGTGCTGCTGGTGTTTGCCATTGTGCTGCTGGCGCTGGCGGTGACGCGGGTCAGCAAGCGGCTGGACTGA
- the ccoM gene encoding cytochrome c oxidase subunit CcoM, which yields MFIDTVVLAGIGTVALMFAFFGGVGLFIWKDAHRVKVKAD from the coding sequence ATGTTCATCGATACTGTGGTTCTCGCCGGCATCGGCACAGTCGCTCTGATGTTCGCCTTCTTCGGCGGCGTTGGTCTGTTCATCTGGAAGGATGCCCATCGGGTCAAGGTCAAAGCTGACTGA
- a CDS encoding alpha-ketoglutarate-dependent dioxygenase AlkB, producing the protein MELFDSPLLQLSDAELDWYPHWLSADCADQWLARLQAETPWQQPQVFLHGKHYPVPRLLAWYGDAEASYRYSGLNHQPLPWTPLLAQIRARVQEAVGQPLNGVLLNYYRDGNDSMGWHSDDEPELGHNPLIASLNLGGTRRFDLRRKGQSRIEHSLELGHGALLVMRGATQHHWQHQVAKTAKPVAPRLNLTFRLIRTQS; encoded by the coding sequence GTGGAACTCTTCGATAGCCCCCTCCTGCAACTGTCCGATGCCGAGCTGGACTGGTATCCGCACTGGCTGAGCGCCGACTGTGCCGACCAGTGGCTGGCCCGACTGCAGGCCGAAACGCCCTGGCAGCAGCCGCAGGTGTTTCTGCACGGCAAGCACTACCCGGTGCCGCGCCTGCTGGCCTGGTACGGCGATGCCGAGGCCAGTTATCGCTACTCCGGCCTGAACCACCAGCCATTGCCCTGGACACCGCTGCTGGCGCAGATCCGCGCCCGGGTGCAGGAGGCCGTGGGCCAGCCGCTCAACGGCGTGCTGCTCAACTACTATCGCGACGGCAACGACTCGATGGGCTGGCACAGTGATGACGAGCCGGAACTGGGGCACAACCCGCTGATCGCCTCGCTCAACCTTGGCGGCACGCGCCGCTTTGACCTGCGACGCAAGGGCCAGAGCCGTATCGAACACTCCCTGGAGCTGGGCCATGGCGCGCTACTGGTCATGCGCGGCGCAACCCAGCATCATTGGCAGCATCAGGTGGCGAAAACCGCCAAGCCGGTAGCGCCGCGCCTCAACCTCACTTTTCGCCTGATCCGGACGCAGTCATGA
- a CDS encoding aspartate-semialdehyde dehydrogenase: protein MLPPIPQSLPPVTAQQDVPKPRPDIAPVTPASESAKESAVELDRRHPQETEMLLREEQRRRQRRGYTAEEMAEGEVAEQDEKALEELPRQGLWVDVEV, encoded by the coding sequence ATGCTGCCGCCTATTCCCCAGAGTTTGCCGCCGGTCACCGCCCAGCAGGACGTGCCCAAGCCACGCCCGGATATCGCCCCTGTCACCCCGGCTAGCGAGAGCGCCAAGGAAAGCGCGGTGGAACTGGATCGCCGCCATCCGCAGGAAACCGAGATGCTGCTGCGCGAGGAGCAGCGCCGGCGCCAGCGCCGCGGCTATACCGCCGAGGAAATGGCCGAGGGCGAGGTGGCCGAACAGGACGAAAAAGCTCTGGAGGAGTTGCCGCGGCAGGGCCTGTGGGTGGATGTAGAGGTCTGA